A portion of the Adhaeribacter radiodurans genome contains these proteins:
- a CDS encoding diacylglycerol/polyprenol kinase family protein: protein MLQNFINRAIPTSELIWQLGPFIFGYVLVVSILVSYLKKQHQVRTAYTRKIFHFLIFSTASIFQVKYGLPAVILFGSIVSLFVLFAVVKGDNFSFYEVMARESDRPHRTLFILIPLVTTALGGVLSNLFFLKFAFIGYLVGGWGDAVGEPVGSRWGKHRYQVPSLLGVKATRSLEGSAAVAVVSIVVSFMGLYFIGYSLPDCLKTAVVCGLGGAAIESVSNHGLDNLTMQFTAAGLAYWLLV from the coding sequence ATGCTGCAAAACTTTATTAACCGCGCCATTCCAACTTCGGAATTAATCTGGCAATTGGGGCCATTTATCTTTGGCTACGTATTGGTGGTATCTATATTGGTTTCTTATTTAAAAAAACAGCACCAGGTCCGCACGGCTTATACGCGTAAAATATTTCATTTTTTAATTTTTTCTACTGCCAGCATTTTTCAGGTAAAGTACGGCTTACCCGCCGTTATTTTGTTCGGCAGTATTGTAAGTTTATTTGTGTTGTTCGCGGTTGTTAAAGGCGATAACTTTTCGTTTTACGAGGTAATGGCCCGCGAATCGGATCGACCGCATCGCACATTGTTTATTTTAATCCCTTTGGTAACAACGGCATTAGGCGGCGTTTTATCTAACCTCTTTTTTTTAAAATTTGCTTTTATCGGGTACTTAGTGGGTGGTTGGGGCGATGCCGTAGGAGAACCGGTGGGTTCGCGCTGGGGCAAACACCGCTACCAGGTACCTTCGCTGCTGGGCGTAAAAGCCACCCGCAGTTTAGAAGGTTCAGCGGCGGTGGCAGTTGTGAGCATTGTAGTATCGTTTATGGGGCTTTACTTTATTGGCTACTCTTTGCCGGATTGTTTAAAAACCGCCGTAGTTTGTGGATTAGGCGGAGCCGCCATTGAATCTGTAAGCAACCACGGGCTCGATAATTTAACGATGCAATTTACAGCGGCTGGCCTGGCTTATTGGCTGTTGGTCTGA